From the genome of Croceibacterium atlanticum:
TCTTGTTGACGTGATCGCCTTCATAAGTTTCGAAAATATGGTCCACGCCGAACTTCTCCAGCTCTTCATGGATCATCGTATCGTCGGCGATCAGGCCATCCGCCGTGCCGACATCGGACCCGATGGCATCGAAGCTCTTGAGCGCGGAAAGATGGCTGGCAACCATGGCCAGCGGCGAGTTATTGGCCCATTTGGCGATCACCAGCTGGTCCACCTCGCCTTCTTCCGTGATCGGGAAATCGACATAGTAGGGCGGGTTGTTCGGGTTTGGCGCCCAGGCGGTGGCCGATGCCAGGCCGGCGCGCATACCGAAGCCGGCATTGTCCACATTCTCATAGGGAACGGCGGCCATGGCCTTGGCCGATTCCACCGTTTCGCTGCGCGGCGATACGCAGCAGGCGCTCTGCGCCCAGATGCTGTCGAACTTTTCCGGATGAGTCATGGCGATCACCCAGGTTCCGTATCCGCCCATGGAATGACCGGCCAGGCCGCGCCCTTCGCGCGTGGCGATGGTGCGATAATTGGCATCGATATAATCGACCAGGTCCGTCGCCACCCAGTCGCGGAAATTGCCGACCGTGACGGAATTGGAATACATCGATCCGCCCATCTTCGTCAGCGTATCGGGCACGACGACGATGAATTCGCGCCCCGCAGCAGCATTGTCCGCCACGGCGGTGGGCACATTCATGAAGTTGTAGAAATTGTGCCCGTCAATGGCGAAGCCGTGGAGGTAATAGACCACGGGATAGCGGCGGTCCGGGTCTTCCCCATAGGACGGCGGCAGCACCACCATGGCTTCCCGCGTCGTGGCGTTCCCTTCCAGATTGCCTTCGAGCGAAGGTCCGGGAACCATCGGCCGTTCCACCTTGATGCCTGCGGGCACTGCCGCTTCGGGTGCGGTGATATTCTGCGCGGCAAGCGGGGTGGCGGCCAGCGCCAGCAGCGCGGCACCGGCAAATGCGGTGATCTTCATGATGTCTCCCTCTCCCTTGGGTCCGGTTTTCAAGCGCCCGGCTGCAACAGCCGATCATTGGCTGCAAGAACTATTCTGTCGCTAATTGTCGTCCCTGCGAAGCGCAAGCGGCGTCCGGGTTTCCCCGCACGGCCTCAGGCGCCGAGCAGTTCCCGGCCGATCAGCATTCGCCGGATCTCGTTAGTGCCCGCGCCGATATCCAGCAGCTTGGCATCGCGCAGATAGCGTTCCACCGGCCAGTCCGTGGTGTAGCCCGCACCGCCCAGCGCCTGCACCGCCTCCCCCGCGACGCGGAAGGCATTTTCGCTCGACAACAGGATCACGCCGGCAGCATCGAACCGGGTTGTCTGCCCCGCCGTGCAGGCGCGGGCGACGGCATAAGTATAAGCGCGCGCCGATTGCAGCGCGACATACATATCCGCCACCTTGGCCTGCATCAGCTGGAAGGATCCGATCGGCTTCCCGAACTGTTCCCGCTCGCGCAGATAGGGGATCACGCAATCCAGACATGCCTGCATGATGCCCAATTGGACCCCGGCCAGCACGGCACGTTCATAATCCAGCCCGCTCATCAGCACTTTCACGCCCTGGCCGACTTCGCCCAGCACATTGGCATCGGGGACGAAGCAATCATCGAACACCAATTCGCTGGTGGGCGATCCGCGCATTCCCATTTTCCCGATCTTCTGCGCGGGCTTGAAGCCGTCGAAACCCTTTTCAACGAGGAAAGCGGTGATGCCTTTCGACTCGGCCGATGGATCGGTCTTGGCATAGACCACCAGCACTTGCGCCTGGTGGCCATTGGTGATCCAGAATTTCGTGCCGTTCAGCTTCCACCCGCCATCGACCCGGTCAGCGCGCAGTTTCATCGATACGACATCCGAACCGGCGCCCGGCTCGCTCATCGCCAAAGCGCCGACATGCTCTCCTGAAATCAGGCCGGGCAGGTGCTTCGCCTTCTGGTCCGCGCTGCCCCAGCGGGCAATCTGGTTGATGCAGAGATTGGAATGCGCGCCATAGGACAGGCCGACCGAGGCGCTGGCGCGGCTGACTTCCTCGATCGCGATGACATGTTCGGCATAACCGAGGCCAAGCCCGCCATCCGCTTCCGCCACGGTGATGCCATGCAGGCCCAGTTCACCCATTTGCGGCCACAGATCCTGCGGGAAATATTCTTCCCGATCCACCTTTTCGGCCAGCGGTGCAATCTGCTCGTCAGCAAAACGGGCCACGCTTTCGCGGATCATTTCCGCTTCTTCGCCAAGGCCGAAATCGAATTCGGGTGTCGCTTTCATGGTTTCTTTCCTCTTCCGCCATTGCGCATAGCAAGCGCGGGCCTCACCGCAAACTGGTTACATCAGAAACAAGGTGCCATTTCCGAGGATAAAATTCACTTGGAAGTGTGCCGCGATAAGCTACGTATTCAGCAAGAAGGATCGCTTTGAGTACCCAACCTAACATGATGTGGCCCGCAGGATTGCCGCCTGCGCCTGACTTTTCAGGCGAGGAAGCGCGTATGCGCATTCTGCGTTCCTACAATCTCGACGATCTGGTGGACGATCCGGAGCTGACGGCCCTCGCCAATCTGGCAGGCAAATTATGCGCCACGCCGATCGCGCTGGTCAGCCTGGTGGATAGCGAATCGCAGCATTTCCTCGCGCGGGACGGGCTGGAATCGCGCACCACGCCCCGCAATGCATCTTTCTGCGCCCATGCCATGCAATTCGGCGAAGTGATGGAAGTGCGCGATGCAACAGCGGATGATCGCTTTGCCGGCAACGCCCTGGTCACCGGGGAGCCGCATATCCGGTTCTATGCCGGGCAGCCGCTGATTTCGCAGGAAGGTGCCCCGCTGGGCGCGCTATGCGTGATCGACACTGTTCCGCGCCCCGAAGGGCTCAACGATTTCCAGCGTGAAGGGCTGGCCGTGCTGGGGCAGGCAGTGATGCGCCGCCTGCGCGCCCGCCGCGCCCTGCTGGAAAGCCGCCGGGAGGCGAAGAAGAACGAACGGCAATTGCGCGCCCTTGCCGATTCCCTGCCCGATATCGCATGGTCGGCGAACAGCGATGGCAAGGTCGATTATTTCAACCGCCGCTGGCACGAATTTACCGGAATCGCGGCGGATCGTTCACGCGAGGAACGGCGCGATGTGATCCACCCGGACGATTTCGCGGAATCCCATGCGCTGTGGCTGGAAGCCGTGGCCAAGGGTTCCTCTTTCGAAAAGGAATATCGCCTGCGCCGCGCCGATGGCGAATGGCGCTGGATGCTGGTTCGCGCCGAACCCGTCCCCGGCGAAGATGGCAGGCCGCAGCGCTGGTTCGGCACGATGACCGACATCGACGATGCGCATAAATTGTCGGAATCGCGCGAATTGCTGGCCCGCGAATTGTCGCACCGGATCAAGAATATCTTCGCCGTCATTTCCGGGCTGATCACCTTGCTTTCGCGCAAGCGCCCCGAACATCGCGAATTCGGGGAGGAATTGTCTTCCACCATCCGCGCCCTTGGCCGCGCGCATGATTATGTACGCCCCGCCGGCGGCGATCGGCGCGACAGCCTTCATGGAATGCTGGGCGATCTGTTCGGCCCCTACAAATCGGCCGACGGGCAACGCGTGCGGGTGAAGGGGGACGATTCGCCCGTGGCCGCCCGCTCTGCCACGCCGCTGGCGCTGGTGTTCCACGAACTGGCCACCAATTCCGCCAAATATGGCGCGCTTTCCACCGATGATGGCCATGTCGACCTTTCGATTGAAAGCCAGGACGACAAATTGCTGCTGCGCTGGGAAGAAAAGGGCGGCCCGCCCCCGCAGGGCGAACCCAGCGGAGAAGGCTTCGGTTCGCGGCTTGTGGAAATGAGCGTGACCGGCCAGCTGGGCGGTTCCTGGAAACGCAGTTTCGAACCGCAGGGGCTGGTTGTGGAACTGGCACTTTCCAAGGGCGCCGTGGCCCCCTAACCTCGCCCGCATGGATGCTGGCGGCCCCTTCCTGCGCTTCGAGCAGGTGCGCAAGAGCTATGGCTCAACCCGCGCGGTGGATGGCGTGTCGCTGGATGTGGCAGCGCGCAGTTTCGTGGCGCTGGTCGGCGCATCCGGATCCGGCAAATCCACCCTTCTGAAGACGGTCAACCGCCTGACGGAGCCGGATTCCGGGCAGATCCTGCTGGAAGGATCGGATGTGGCGAGCGTCCGCCCGGCCGAATTGCGGCGGAGGATCGGCTATGTCTTTCAGGGGATCGGCCTGTTCCCGCATATGAGCGTGGCGGAAAATATCGGCATATCCCCGCGCATTCGCGGCGAACGGGCACGGCCAGCCCGGATCGCGCAATTGCTGCGACTGGTCGATCTGGAACAGAATCTGGCCACCCGCATGCCCGATGCATTGTCCGGCGGGCAAAGACAGCGTGTGGGCGTGGCCCGCGCACTCGCCGCCGATCCGCATCTCCTGCTGATGGACGAACCCTTCGGCGCGCTGGACCCGGTCACGCGCGATGCGCTGGGCAGACGGGTGCGGGATTTGCACGAAGAACTGGGCCTGACCACGATCATGGTTACGCATGACATGGCAGAGGCCCTGCTGCTGGCAGACCGGGTGCTGGTGATGGATGAAGGGCGCATCGTGGCCGATTGCACGCCCCGGCAATTGCTGACGGGGGAAGGCGGGGAGGTGGCGCAGGCACTGGTGGCCGTTCCGCGCGGCCAGGCCGAGGCGCTGGGCGCGCTTGTGACCAATCCATCGTGAACGACCTGCTGAACACGCTGCTGGGCCTGGGCCGGCCGCTGGCGGAACATGTCCTGCTGAGCGCGGCGGCGCTGGCGCTGGGCATTGTCATCGCCCTGCCGGTGGCCGTCTGGGCCAGCCGGTCCCCCCTGGTCGCGCGCATTGCGCTGGGTTTTGCCGCGCTGATCCAGACGATCCCGGCGCTGGCCCTGCTGGCACTTTTCTTCCCGGTCCTGCTGGCGATGCGCGCCGTGTTCGGGGAAGGGCTGCCGACACTGGGTTTCCTGCCGGCCCTGCTGGCACTGGCGCTGTATGCCGTGCTGCCCATCCTGCGCAATGCAGTGACGGCGCGCGTCAATATGGATGCGGGCGTAATCGAAGCGGCGGACGCTTCCGGCATGACCGGGTGGCAGAAACTGCGCCTTGTCGAAGCGCCGATCACCGCGCCCTATATCATGGCCGGGATCCGCACTGCCGCCGTCTGGGTGATCGGCGCGGCCACACTGGCCACGACTGTTGGCCAGCCGAGCCTGGGCGATCCGATCTTCGCCGGATTGCAGACGCAGAACTGGGTGCTGGTGCTGGCGGGCTGCATTGCCTCTGCCGGGCTGGCGCTGGCGGCGGACGGGCTGCTGGGCCTGATGGAACGGGGCTTCGCCAGCAGGCGGCGCGGCCTGACATGGGCGGGAATCGGCCTGGCCCTGGCCGGCGTGCTGGCCGCTGCCCTTGTCCAACAGGGCCAGTCGCGCGAAACCGTGGTGGTCGGGGCCAAGAATTTCTCCGAACAATTCATCCTCGCCCGGCTGATCGGGAACAGGCTGGAACAGGCGGGCTATGATGTCCGCTATCGCCAGGGCCTTGGTTCGGCAGTGATCCACGGCGCGCTGACCAGCGGGGCGATCGATGTCTATGTCGATTATTCCGGAACGATCTGGGCCAATGAGATGAAGCGGGAAGACACCCCCCCGCGTGAGGAAATGATCCACGAGATCGCCCGCTGGGAACAGGATAGCAGCGGCACATTGCTGCTCGGCTCCCTTGGCTTCGAAAACGCCTATGCCTTCGCCATGCGCGGCGACGATGCGCGGGAAGCGGGGATCGCCTCTCTGGATGACCTGACGCCGATCGCTTCCACCCTGACCATTGGCGGGGATGTGGAATTCTTCGAACGGCCCGAATGGCCCGCCGTGCGCGATACCTATGGCCTGCAGGGCGCCACCACTCGCAGCTTCACCGCCACATTCATGTATGACGCCCTGCAAAGCGGCGCCGTGGATGCGATTGCGGCCTTTTCTTCCGATGGGCGCATCGCGGCGGACCGGCTGACCGTGCTATATGATCCCCGGCGCGCCCTGCCCGCTTATGACGCGCTGTTGCTGATCGCGCCGGACCGCAAGGATGATGAACGCTTCGTCCGCGCGCTGCGCCCGCTGATCGGCGCCATCCCGGTGGAAGCCATGCGGGAGGCGAATTATTCGGTCGATCGGGAAGCACACAAGCGCACGCCTCAACAGGCGGCAAAACAGCTCGCGGCGAGCATATCGGACTGAAAGCGGGGGATCAGCCGGCGAGCCCGGTCCCATCCGGCCAGTCCGGCCCGGCAAGGCCCATCACCTTGAACAGCGCCCCCATCTGATCCGCATCGACCAGCCTTTCCTTCGCCCGCATCAGCGTTTCGCGCTGATCGGGCCGGTGCCGGGCCAGCGCCTCCGCCCGTTGTTCGATACCCAGGGCGCGCAGCCATGCGCCCTGTTCCGCCGTGCCGAGCCATCTGGCATCGCGCGACAGCGCCACGTCCTTCAAGATCGCGAAATCGACCAATGCCGTCAGATCCGCTTCCCCCGGTGCAGCGAAGGGATCGATTTTTTCATGCGCCTTCACCGCCTGCAGGGTGGAACCGAAGCGCGGCTGATCATAACCGTAATCGATGAACAGGGCCGCGCCGCCCTGCTGCGCCAGCCGCCCGGCCACTTCGAAAACGACGGAGGCCGCGCCGGGGCAGGTTTCGAGTATGGTGCCCGCTTCCGCGTCCCGCCGCGCTTCGGGCACGGCGGCTTCCATCGGTTGCCGTCCTGCCATGAAGGTGAAATCATCGCCATCCAGCCCGACCATGCGTTCGCGCCAGCCATGGGGCGTGCGCACCAATTGCCGCACCGGCAGGGCATCGAGAAATTCATTGGCGACCAGCAGGACCGGCCCATCCGTGGGCACGGTTGAAAGATCGGAATGCAGCCGCGCTTCGGGCACGGCGGAAAGCTGGATCGCCTTCAGCTCTGCCGATCCTTCCACGAAATGCACCTGGGGCCGCAGGCCGAACTGCGCCATCGCCCGCAGCGCATCGCGCGCCAGCGTGCCGCGGCCGGGGCCGAGTTCCACATAATGCACGGGCAGGGGCTGCTGCGCCCGCAGCCAGATATCGGCCAGCCACAGCCCCACCAATTCCCCGAACATCTGGCTGATTTCCGGGGCGGTGATGAAATCGCCCGCTTCGCCGAAGGGGTCCTTCGACGCGTAATAGCGGGCATTGGATTCGCCCATATAATGCAGCAGGCTGATCGGCCCGGTGGCCCGGATCAGCCGCCGGAATCTATCCGCCAGCGAACGGTTTTCGCTCATGCCCCGGTGGACGCCGGCCCCGCGGCAGCGCGGCCGCTGGCCAGTTCCGGCCTGCGCAATGCCCAGAAAACCAGCGCCAGCCCGCACAAGATCAGCGGAATGGTCAGCCACTGGCCCATATTCAGGCCGGTCCGCATCGCGAAATCAGCCAGTTGGGCATCCGGTTCGCGGAAGAATTCGACCGTAAAGCGCCCGGCGGAGATCACGCAGACGAAAGTGCCGACCAATATGCCCGGGCGATAACGGGCGCGGGTCATCCAGAACAGCGGCAGCATCACCGCAATCACCAGCGCGCCTTCCAGCAGCGCTTCGTAAAGCTGGCTGGGGTGGCGGGCCACATCGCCCGCACCGGGAAAGACCATTGCCCAGGGCACGTCCGGACCGGCCACGCGCCCCCACAATTCCCCATTGATGAAATTGGCCAGCCGCCCGAACAACATGCCGAAACCGACATTGACGGAAATATAATCGCACACGCGCATGAAGGATATCTGCCCGCGCCACGATACGAAGGCGATTGCCAGGGTCGTGCCGATCAGCCCGCCGTGAAAGCTCATCCCGCCATCCCACAGGCGCAGCAAGTCCCAGCTGACGGTTTCGCTGTCCGTCCAGCCGGTGAACAGTTCCGGCTGGTAGAAAGCGGCATAGCCCAGCCGCCCGCCCAGGATGATGCCCAATGTGCAGTAGAAGAACAGGTCGTCCGCATGGCGTTGCGCCATCGGGCTGCCGGGCGCCTTCACCATTCGGGACAGGTGCCAGTATCCCAGCAGGATGCCGGCCAGATAGGCCAGCGAATAGAAGCGCAGCGTGAAGAAGCCGAGTTCTATCCCCGGGCGCAACCCCAGATCGGCCCAGTAAATCGGCTGGCTCGCCGCAGCGCTCAACAGGTCTGGCATATGAATCGCGTCCCTCCGGTCTGCGCCGCATTGCCATCATTCGCCCGCAAGGCAAACCCCGTGCGCGATTGCATGACGCGGTTCAGCCTTTATGTGGGAGAGCGTGAACACACCGAGAATTTCAAACCAGCGCGCGGTAATAGACCGGCGCAAGCTTGCCGCGGCCGTGGCGGAAGCCGTTTCCGGAAAGGACGCGCAGAAGGCACGCCCGCAAGTGCTGGAACTGCTGCGGGGCGCCTTGCAAGCCGGGCGGGAAGAACTGGGCCGGCGCCTGGCCGAAAAGCCATCCGCCGGGCACGAAGCGACGCATGGCTATTGCTTCCTGATCGACCAGCTGATCCGCGTGCTGCACGATCACGTGGTCCACGATGTCTATCCCAATGCCAATCCCAGCACCGGTGAAAAGCTCGCCCTGATTGCGGTCGGCGGCTATGGCCGCGGCGAAATGGCGCCGCATTCCGATGTGGATATTGCCTTCATCACCCCGATCAAGACGCCCGCCTGGTGCGAACAGGTGATCGAGGCGCTGCTTTATTTCCTGTGGGATCTGGGCCTGCATGTGGGCCATTCCAGCCGATCGCTGGATGAAATGGTGCGCATGGCCAGGGGCGATCTGACCATTCGCACCGCCCTGCTGGAAGGCCGCTATCTCTGGGGCGATCAGGATCTCTACAAGGACGCCAGCCGCCGTTTCTGGAGCGAAGTGGTCCCCGGATCAGAAGCGCAATTCGTGGCCGAAAAGCTGGAAGAACGGAACAACCGGCACAAGCGCATGGGTGACAGCCGCTATGTCGTCGAACCCAATGTGAAGGACGGCAAGGGCGGGCTGCGCGACCTGCAGACGCTGTACTGGATCGGCAAATATAATCACCGCGTGACCAGCGCGGCCGAACTGGTCGATGTCGGCCTGTTCACGCAGAAGGAATACCGCACCTTCCGCCGGGCGGAAAATTTCCTGCTGGCCGTGCGTTGCCACCTGCATACCATCACCGGACGCGGCGAGGACCGGCTGACCTTCGACCTGCAACGGGAAGTGGCGCGGCGCATGAATTTCGCCGACCGGCCAGGCAAGAACGCGGTCGAACGCTTCATGCAGTTCTATTTCCTGCAGGCAAGGAATGTCGGCAATCTGACCGGCGTATTCCTGTCCCACCTTGAAGAGGAAATGGCGGAGCGCAAGCGCAAGCGGGGCCTGTTCTCCCGCCGCGCCAGGAACGTGACCAGGCTGAAAGGCTATGAAGTGGCAGACGGGCGGATCAGCGCGCCCGAGGATGACTGGTTCCAGAACGATCCGATACGCCTGATCGAAATCTTCACCCTGGCCGAACAGCATGGCCTGGAAATCCACCCTGAAACAATGCGCATGGCCCGGCGCGATGCCGAACTTATCAAGGGGCCCGTGCGCAGGGATCCGCGCGCCAATGCGCTGTTCCTGGACCTGCTATGCGGCCGGAAGGATCCGGAAACCGTGCTGCGCTGGCTGAACGAGGCGGGCGTGTTCGGCCGCTTCATGCCGGATTTCGGCAAGGTCAACGCGCAGATGCAGTTCGACATGTATCACCATTACACGGTGGACGAACATACGATCCGCGCGGTCGGCCTGCTGGCACAGATCGAACGCGGAGAACTGACGCAGGATCACCCGATGGCGACGCAGGTGATCCAGAAGATCGCCCATCGCCGCGTGCTCTATGTCGCCACCCTGCTGCACGATATCGCCAAGGGGCGCGGCGGCGATCATTCGGTTCTTGGCGCCGAAGTCGCGATGAAGCTGTGCCCTCGGCTGGGCCTGAACGAGGATGAGACGGAACTGGTCAGCTGGCTGGTGCGGTATCACCTGCTGATGAGCGCCACGGCCTTCAAGCGCGACCTGTCCGATCCGAAGACGATCGACGATTTCGTGGCCGAAGTGCAGACGCTGGAACGGTTGCGGCTGCTTTCATTGCTGACCATCGTGGACATAAGGGCGGTCGGCCCCGGCATCTGGAACAGCTGGAAGCGGCAATTGCTGGGCGAACTCTACGAACTGGCGGAAGAGCGGATGCGGCTGGGCAAGGCGACCCATCGCCGGGCGCAACGCGTCGCCGCGAAGAAGGAACGCGTGGCCGAACTGCTGGGCGACAAGGCTTCCATCATTACCGATCTGGAAGACCGCTTCGACGATGCATACTGGATTGCCGAACCGGAAGACATCATCGCCCGCAACCAGGTGCATTATGCCGCGGCCAAGGCAGTGGAGGACAAATTGTCCATCTACGCCGAATATTATCCGGCGCGCGGCGCAACGCTGGTGACCGTGATCGGGGATGACCATCCGGGCCTGTTCTTCCGCATTGCCGGGGCCATCCACCTGGCGGGCGGAAATATCATCGACGCCCGTATTCATACGACGCGGGTGGGCAAGGCGGTGGACAATTTCCTGGTGCAGAACCCGCTGGGCCAGCCCTTCCGCGAAGAAAGC
Proteins encoded in this window:
- a CDS encoding alpha/beta hydrolase; amino-acid sequence: MKITAFAGAALLALAATPLAAQNITAPEAAVPAGIKVERPMVPGPSLEGNLEGNATTREAMVVLPPSYGEDPDRRYPVVYYLHGFAIDGHNFYNFMNVPTAVADNAAAGREFIVVVPDTLTKMGGSMYSNSVTVGNFRDWVATDLVDYIDANYRTIATREGRGLAGHSMGGYGTWVIAMTHPEKFDSIWAQSACCVSPRSETVESAKAMAAVPYENVDNAGFGMRAGLASATAWAPNPNNPPYYVDFPITEEGEVDQLVIAKWANNSPLAMVASHLSALKSFDAIGSDVGTADGLIADDTMIHEELEKFGVDHIFETYEGDHVNKIGPRFNSVVLPFFAEHLDMGE
- a CDS encoding acyl-CoA dehydrogenase family protein, with amino-acid sequence MKATPEFDFGLGEEAEMIRESVARFADEQIAPLAEKVDREEYFPQDLWPQMGELGLHGITVAEADGGLGLGYAEHVIAIEEVSRASASVGLSYGAHSNLCINQIARWGSADQKAKHLPGLISGEHVGALAMSEPGAGSDVVSMKLRADRVDGGWKLNGTKFWITNGHQAQVLVVYAKTDPSAESKGITAFLVEKGFDGFKPAQKIGKMGMRGSPTSELVFDDCFVPDANVLGEVGQGVKVLMSGLDYERAVLAGVQLGIMQACLDCVIPYLREREQFGKPIGSFQLMQAKVADMYVALQSARAYTYAVARACTAGQTTRFDAAGVILLSSENAFRVAGEAVQALGGAGYTTDWPVERYLRDAKLLDIGAGTNEIRRMLIGRELLGA
- a CDS encoding sensor histidine kinase, whose protein sequence is MRILRSYNLDDLVDDPELTALANLAGKLCATPIALVSLVDSESQHFLARDGLESRTTPRNASFCAHAMQFGEVMEVRDATADDRFAGNALVTGEPHIRFYAGQPLISQEGAPLGALCVIDTVPRPEGLNDFQREGLAVLGQAVMRRLRARRALLESRREAKKNERQLRALADSLPDIAWSANSDGKVDYFNRRWHEFTGIAADRSREERRDVIHPDDFAESHALWLEAVAKGSSFEKEYRLRRADGEWRWMLVRAEPVPGEDGRPQRWFGTMTDIDDAHKLSESRELLARELSHRIKNIFAVISGLITLLSRKRPEHREFGEELSSTIRALGRAHDYVRPAGGDRRDSLHGMLGDLFGPYKSADGQRVRVKGDDSPVAARSATPLALVFHELATNSAKYGALSTDDGHVDLSIESQDDKLLLRWEEKGGPPPQGEPSGEGFGSRLVEMSVTGQLGGSWKRSFEPQGLVVELALSKGAVAP
- a CDS encoding ATP-binding cassette domain-containing protein, which translates into the protein MDAGGPFLRFEQVRKSYGSTRAVDGVSLDVAARSFVALVGASGSGKSTLLKTVNRLTEPDSGQILLEGSDVASVRPAELRRRIGYVFQGIGLFPHMSVAENIGISPRIRGERARPARIAQLLRLVDLEQNLATRMPDALSGGQRQRVGVARALAADPHLLLMDEPFGALDPVTRDALGRRVRDLHEELGLTTIMVTHDMAEALLLADRVLVMDEGRIVADCTPRQLLTGEGGEVAQALVAVPRGQAEALGALVTNPS
- a CDS encoding ABC transporter permease/substrate-binding protein, with product MNDLLNTLLGLGRPLAEHVLLSAAALALGIVIALPVAVWASRSPLVARIALGFAALIQTIPALALLALFFPVLLAMRAVFGEGLPTLGFLPALLALALYAVLPILRNAVTARVNMDAGVIEAADASGMTGWQKLRLVEAPITAPYIMAGIRTAAVWVIGAATLATTVGQPSLGDPIFAGLQTQNWVLVLAGCIASAGLALAADGLLGLMERGFASRRRGLTWAGIGLALAGVLAAALVQQGQSRETVVVGAKNFSEQFILARLIGNRLEQAGYDVRYRQGLGSAVIHGALTSGAIDVYVDYSGTIWANEMKREDTPPREEMIHEIARWEQDSSGTLLLGSLGFENAYAFAMRGDDAREAGIASLDDLTPIASTLTIGGDVEFFERPEWPAVRDTYGLQGATTRSFTATFMYDALQSGAVDAIAAFSSDGRIAADRLTVLYDPRRALPAYDALLLIAPDRKDDERFVRALRPLIGAIPVEAMREANYSVDREAHKRTPQQAAKQLAASISD
- a CDS encoding class I SAM-dependent methyltransferase, with translation MSENRSLADRFRRLIRATGPISLLHYMGESNARYYASKDPFGEAGDFITAPEISQMFGELVGLWLADIWLRAQQPLPVHYVELGPGRGTLARDALRAMAQFGLRPQVHFVEGSAELKAIQLSAVPEARLHSDLSTVPTDGPVLLVANEFLDALPVRQLVRTPHGWRERMVGLDGDDFTFMAGRQPMEAAVPEARRDAEAGTILETCPGAASVVFEVAGRLAQQGGAALFIDYGYDQPRFGSTLQAVKAHEKIDPFAAPGEADLTALVDFAILKDVALSRDARWLGTAEQGAWLRALGIEQRAEALARHRPDQRETLMRAKERLVDADQMGALFKVMGLAGPDWPDGTGLAG
- the lgt gene encoding prolipoprotein diacylglyceryl transferase encodes the protein MPDLLSAAASQPIYWADLGLRPGIELGFFTLRFYSLAYLAGILLGYWHLSRMVKAPGSPMAQRHADDLFFYCTLGIILGGRLGYAAFYQPELFTGWTDSETVSWDLLRLWDGGMSFHGGLIGTTLAIAFVSWRGQISFMRVCDYISVNVGFGMLFGRLANFINGELWGRVAGPDVPWAMVFPGAGDVARHPSQLYEALLEGALVIAVMLPLFWMTRARYRPGILVGTFVCVISAGRFTVEFFREPDAQLADFAMRTGLNMGQWLTIPLILCGLALVFWALRRPELASGRAAAGPASTGA
- a CDS encoding [protein-PII] uridylyltransferase; amino-acid sequence: MNTPRISNQRAVIDRRKLAAAVAEAVSGKDAQKARPQVLELLRGALQAGREELGRRLAEKPSAGHEATHGYCFLIDQLIRVLHDHVVHDVYPNANPSTGEKLALIAVGGYGRGEMAPHSDVDIAFITPIKTPAWCEQVIEALLYFLWDLGLHVGHSSRSLDEMVRMARGDLTIRTALLEGRYLWGDQDLYKDASRRFWSEVVPGSEAQFVAEKLEERNNRHKRMGDSRYVVEPNVKDGKGGLRDLQTLYWIGKYNHRVTSAAELVDVGLFTQKEYRTFRRAENFLLAVRCHLHTITGRGEDRLTFDLQREVARRMNFADRPGKNAVERFMQFYFLQARNVGNLTGVFLSHLEEEMAERKRKRGLFSRRARNVTRLKGYEVADGRISAPEDDWFQNDPIRLIEIFTLAEQHGLEIHPETMRMARRDAELIKGPVRRDPRANALFLDLLCGRKDPETVLRWLNEAGVFGRFMPDFGKVNAQMQFDMYHHYTVDEHTIRAVGLLAQIERGELTQDHPMATQVIQKIAHRRVLYVATLLHDIAKGRGGDHSVLGAEVAMKLCPRLGLNEDETELVSWLVRYHLLMSATAFKRDLSDPKTIDDFVAEVQTLERLRLLSLLTIVDIRAVGPGIWNSWKRQLLGELYELAEERMRLGKATHRRAQRVAAKKERVAELLGDKASIITDLEDRFDDAYWIAEPEDIIARNQVHYAAAKAVEDKLSIYAEYYPARGATLVTVIGDDHPGLFFRIAGAIHLAGGNIIDARIHTTRVGKAVDNFLVQNPLGQPFREESQIERLQSAIKDALAGKIELVPQLAKRPLARPRADNFRVRPQVFFDNDASERFTVIEVNATDRPALLNRLARALFEAQLIINSAHITQYGERAVDTFYVTDLFGHKLHKKERRQKVEEALLEAAGNAVEDSEKAA